A single genomic interval of Mustela nigripes isolate SB6536 chromosome 7, MUSNIG.SB6536, whole genome shotgun sequence harbors:
- the GEN1 gene encoding flap endonuclease GEN homolog 1, translating into MGVNDLWPILEPVKQHLQLHNLCGKTIAVDLSLWVCEAQTVKKMIGTVMKPHLRNLFFRISCLTLMDVKLVFVMEGEPPKLKADVISRRNQIRYGPSGKTWSQRTGRSHFKSVLKECLDMLDCLGIPWVQAAGEAEAMCAYLNASGYVDGCLTDDGDAFLYGAQTVYRNFTMNTKDPHVDCYTMSSIESKLGLDRDALVGLAILLGCDYLPKGVPGVGKERALKLIQTLKGQSLLQRFTQWNEESPSDPQPLAIKTPAHCSVCSHPGSSKDHVRNGCRLCKTNQYCKPHDHEYCCPCEWHSTGHGRQLSAIENSIKKKACSCEGFPFHEVIQEFLLNKDKLVKVIRYRRPDLLLFQRFTLEKMEWPNHYACEKLLVLLTHYDMIERKLGRRNSNQLHPIRIVKTRKRNGIHCFEIEWERPEHYAVEDKHGELVLQTIEEESLFEAAYPEIVAVYQKQNLALKGKKQKSMKIKSKENSWPESDNVMGFQSQMTLNPTCEVFSVPNSNLNLEIIPDCALPQKSISASLNSLILPEDTPCLNTQEHLMSSPRPLTMQQVTTVSKSLLPEASQPRTSSHNISAIADLQLSTIDWEGTSFTNSPAIPRNTSPRGLKSELETAIPENFKSFPEELSCKSEWGTTNINKVLDQDLQKANPEEHLLSGITHLHLQDLPLKERIRIKSSYPQDNAQPNVDLKTPSLSTTKESFIAKSGSDCPSHPSKDLLGIHLQNESRQSKVIKGDQLFQENYKVNTSKSYFVNNPVVKTSSVRVGPSNTALDHSRKGDVQTTQKSVMKKSVCLDRHSSDEESVPVFEKAKNTTQKMKPSSQQHNPAAFKKDGANKLNNSKIYIKETEQCVQAYKAAGNEEDCFPDATKGSLNFLQCHKDRGDSGTSLDSLLPLRERLKLRFQNS; encoded by the exons ATGGGCGTGAATGACTTATGGCCAATTTTGGAGCCTGTAAAGCAGCACCTCCAGTTGCATAATCTCTGTGGGAAAACCATTGCAGTTGATCTGAGTCTCTGGGTATGTGAAGCACAGACAGTCAAAAAAATGATTGGAACCGTCATGAAGCCCCACCTCAG gaaCTTATTTTTTCGTATCTCCTGTTTAACACTGATGGATGTAAAACTGGTGTTCGTTATGGAAGGGGAGCCCCCAAAGCTGAAAGCTGATGTCATAAGCAGGAGGAATCAGATTCGATATGGGCCTTCAGGAAAAACATGGTCTCAGAGAACAGGGAGATCacattttaaatcagttttaaaagaG tgccTCGATATGCTGGATTGCTTAGGAATTCCCTGGGTCCAAGCTGCTGGGGAAGCGGAAGCCATGTGTGCTTATCTTAATGCCAGTGGTTACGTAGACGGCTGCCTCACTGATGATGGGGATGCTTTCCTCTATGGCGCCCAGACTGTTTATAGGAATTTCACTATGAATACCAAg GATCCACATGTTGATTGTTATACAATGTCGTCTATTGAGAGTAAACTAGGTTTAGATAGAGATGCTCTGGTTGGACTAGCTATACTACTGGGCTGTGATTATCTTCCAAAG GGAGTCCCTGGAGTTGGCAAAGAGCGAGCATTAAAGCTTATACAGACTTTGAAAGGGCAAAGTCTACTTCAAAG gtttaCTCAGTGGAATGAAGAATCACCCTCTGATCCACAACCACTAGCTATTAAAACACCGGCCCATTGTTCTGTGTGTTCCCATCCAG GTTCATCTAAGGATCATGTACGTAATGGATGCAGACTCTGTAAAACTAATCAGTATTGTAAGCCGCATGATCATGAATACTGCTGTCCTTGTGAGTGGCACAGCACAGGGCATGGCAGACAACTGAGCGCCATAGAGAACAGCATTAAGAA aaaagcttGCAGTTGTGAGGGATTCCCATTCCATGAG GTTATTCAAGAATTCCTTCTGAACAAGGATAAATTGGTGAAAGTAATCAGGTACCGAAGACCTGATTTATTGTTGTTTCAG agaTTTACTCTTGAAAAAATGGAATGGCCCAATCACTATGCATGTGAGAAATTGTTAGTGCTTTTGACCCACTATGACATGATAGAAAGAAAGCTTGGTAGAAGGAATTCTAATCAACTACATCCAATTCG aatcgTTAAAACGcggaaaagaaatggaattcatTGCTTTGAAATAGAATGGGAAAGGCCTG AGCATTATGCTGTGGAGGATAAACATGGAGAATTGGTTCTACAAACAATAGAAGAAGAATCATTGTTTGAAGCAGCTTATCCTGAGATTGTTGCtgtttatcaaaaacaaaacttagcactgaaagggaagaaacaaaaaa gcatGAAAATTAAGTCTAAAGAAAACAGTTGGCCAGAATCAGATAATGTGATGGGTTTCCAATCACAGATGACTTTAAACCCCACATGTGAAGTCTTTTCTGTGCCGAATTCCAACTTAAATTTGGAAATTATCCCTGATTGTGCATTACCCCAGAAATCTATTTCTGCATCATTGAATAGCTTGATTTTACCTGAAGATACTCCCTGTTTGAATACACAAGAGCATTTAATGTCTTCTCCAAGACCTTTGACTATGCAGCAAGTTACAACTGTCAGTAAGTCTCTACTTCCAGAAGCTAGTCAACCTAGGACTTCATCCCATAACATATCAGCGATTGCTGATCTACAATTAAGCACCATTGACTGGGAAGGTACTTCTTTTACTAATTCACCAGCTATTCCAAGGAACACTTCCCCTCGTGGTTTAAAATCAGAACTTGAAACAGCCAtccctgaaaattttaaaagtttcccaGAAGAATTATCATGTAAATCAGAATGGGGTACCACAAACATTAATAAAGTGTTGGATCAGGATCTTCAAAAGGCTAATCCTGAAGAGCATCTACTTTCTGGCATTACTCATTTACATCTTCAGGATTTGCCTTTAAAGGAACGAATACGTATAAAATCATCCTATCCTCAGGATAATGCACAACCAAATGTTGACCTGAAAACTCCGTCCCTAAGTACCACAAAAGAATCTTTTATTGCTAAGAGTGGTTCTGATTGTCCATCACATCCTTCAAAGGATCTTCTAGgaattcatttgcaaaatgaatctAGACAATCTAAAGTTATAAAAGGAGATCAGCTATttcaagaaaactataaagtgaaTACTTCTAAATCTTACTTTGTCAACAACCCAGTAGTAAAGACCTCCAGTGTTAGAGTTGGACCATCAAATACTGCTTTAGATCATAGTAGAAAAGGTGATGTGCAAACCACTCAGAAAAGTGTAATGAAGAAAAGCGTTTGCCTTGACAGACATTCCTCTGATGAAGAGAGTGTCCCAGTGTTTGAGAAAGCTAAAAACACAACTCAGAAAATGAAGCCCAGTTCTCAGCAGCATAACCCAGCCGCATTCAAGAAGGATGGTGCCAACAAGTTGAAtaactctaaaatatatattaaagaaactgaacagTGTGTCCAGGCTTATAAAGCAGCTGGAAATGAAGAGGACTGTTTCCCAGATGCCACTAAAGGTTCTCTGAATTTTCTACAGTGTCATAAGGACAGAGGTGACTCTGGAACTTCTCTGGATAGTCTTCTTCCTTTAAGGGAAAGATTAAAACTAAGGTTCCAAAATTCttga